From Polynucleobacter sp. MWH-Braz-FAM2G, a single genomic window includes:
- the folD gene encoding bifunctional methylenetetrahydrofolate dehydrogenase/methenyltetrahydrofolate cyclohydrolase FolD gives MPAQLLDGNALSKKLRTEIAARGAIVTAKGTRPGLAVIVVGDNPASQVYVRNKVKACEDVGFHSVLERYSAELGEEELLARIATLNADPAIHGILVQLPLPEHIASERVLEAIAPEKDVDGFHVANAGALMVGQPEFKPCTPYGCMKILESIDYPIRGARAVIVGASNIVGKPMAMLLLQAGATVTICNSKTRDLAHHTKDADILVVATGKPKMISGDMVKNGAVVIDVGINRLPDGKLCGDVDFDTAKYVAGWITPVPGGVGPMTITMLLMNTLEAAEKAVKL, from the coding sequence ATGCCTGCTCAATTATTAGACGGAAACGCCCTTTCTAAAAAACTACGCACTGAGATTGCCGCACGCGGGGCCATTGTTACCGCTAAAGGCACTAGACCAGGATTGGCAGTCATTGTGGTCGGAGATAATCCAGCCAGCCAAGTCTATGTGCGCAATAAAGTGAAGGCTTGCGAAGACGTTGGCTTTCATTCTGTCTTAGAGCGTTACTCTGCTGAACTTGGCGAAGAAGAGTTGCTTGCTCGCATCGCCACCCTTAATGCGGACCCAGCTATACACGGAATCTTGGTACAACTTCCGCTACCAGAACACATTGCTTCAGAGCGTGTTCTCGAGGCAATTGCTCCAGAAAAAGATGTTGATGGCTTTCATGTTGCCAATGCTGGCGCGCTCATGGTTGGGCAACCCGAGTTCAAACCTTGCACGCCTTATGGTTGCATGAAAATCCTCGAAAGCATTGACTACCCCATTCGCGGGGCTCGCGCTGTCATTGTGGGCGCCTCTAATATCGTAGGTAAGCCAATGGCAATGCTTTTATTGCAAGCTGGTGCAACCGTGACTATTTGTAATAGCAAAACCCGTGACTTAGCTCACCATACTAAAGATGCCGATATTTTGGTGGTAGCTACAGGCAAACCAAAGATGATTTCCGGCGATATGGTCAAGAATGGCGCTGTAGTAATTGACGTAGGCATCAATCGCCTACCCGATGGCAAGCTTTGCGGAGATGTCGACTTCGATACGGCCAAATATGTTGCAGGCTGGATCACCCCAGTTCCAGGTGGAGTTGGCCCGATGACTATCACTATGCTCCTCATGAACACCTTGGAAGCAGCTGAAAAAGCGGTCAAGCTCTAA
- the glnL gene encoding nitrogen regulation protein NR(II): MLRNSFKGAASAAPFFPTLLDQMPNAIVVFTAENQQLVYVNPAAESALDLSRKSLEGQSVHNLFGDNEALNSMISEVRLGHVSAQRQEMMLHSMPSSIHQEIIPAHVVVAALEDPTLIMMEWFPIDQQLRSERDERVTQQVEANKQLMRNLAHEIKNPLGGIRGAAQLLEFELPEKGLREYTQVIIKESDRLQTLVDRLLAPHRKAHVMESFNVHEALERVRSLVLAEFPKGLRIIRNYDTSLPDLLGDREQLIQATLNIVHNAAQALSEEIRTGVAQIELKTRVARSVTIAKHRYKLALDLHVIDNGPGIPQEIIERIFFPLVSGREGGSGLGLTLAQTFVQQHQGFITCNSRPGRTDFHIQIPYRRQEKAS, encoded by the coding sequence CTGTTGCGCAATTCGTTCAAGGGAGCAGCTTCGGCTGCTCCTTTTTTTCCGACATTGCTTGATCAGATGCCGAATGCCATCGTGGTATTTACGGCTGAGAACCAACAATTGGTATATGTGAATCCCGCTGCTGAGTCAGCCCTCGATCTTTCACGTAAATCACTTGAAGGTCAATCTGTGCACAATTTATTTGGCGATAACGAAGCATTAAATTCCATGATTTCCGAAGTGAGGCTAGGGCATGTATCAGCTCAACGTCAAGAAATGATGTTGCACTCGATGCCTAGCAGCATTCATCAAGAAATCATTCCGGCGCATGTGGTTGTCGCTGCGTTGGAAGACCCCACGCTGATCATGATGGAGTGGTTTCCAATCGATCAACAGCTGCGTAGCGAGCGCGATGAACGCGTGACTCAGCAAGTTGAGGCAAATAAACAGTTGATGCGCAACTTAGCGCATGAGATTAAAAATCCATTAGGCGGTATACGTGGAGCGGCGCAATTACTCGAATTTGAGTTGCCCGAAAAAGGTTTGCGTGAATATACGCAAGTCATTATTAAAGAATCTGATCGTTTACAAACGTTGGTGGATCGTCTCTTGGCGCCACATCGTAAAGCCCATGTGATGGAATCTTTTAATGTGCATGAGGCCTTAGAGCGTGTTCGCAGCTTGGTGCTGGCCGAGTTTCCAAAAGGTCTGCGCATTATTCGAAATTACGACACGAGCTTGCCAGATTTATTGGGTGATCGTGAGCAACTGATTCAGGCAACTCTGAATATTGTTCACAACGCCGCCCAAGCGCTGAGCGAAGAAATTCGCACTGGAGTAGCGCAAATAGAATTAAAAACTCGAGTAGCACGTTCGGTTACTATCGCAAAGCATCGCTATAAATTAGCCTTGGATTTGCATGTGATTGATAACGGCCCAGGCATACCACAAGAGATTATCGAGCGCATTTTCTTTCCCTTGGTGTCGGGTCGAGAGGGTGGTAGCGGACTTGGTCTGACGTTAGCGCAAACCTTTGTTCAGCAGCATCAGGGCTTTATCACTTGTAATAGCCGTCCTGGGCGCACTGATTTTCATATTCAAATTCCATATCGTAGGCAGGAGAAAGCATCATGA
- a CDS encoding response regulator transcription factor, with protein MNLSATTKPNQAEVVYVVDDDEAVRDSLTWLLESNGYVVRCHASAERFLQSLQSTDKSTISCAILDVRMPGMSGLELQERLTSENLPMPVAFITGHGDVSMAVSTMKRGAIDFIEKPFKENDLCGLVDRMLAKARVVYSQASQRKITQGLLSKLTGRERQVLERIVAGRLNKQIADDLGISIKTVEAHRANIMEKLNVNTVADLLRLALSDPQPN; from the coding sequence ATGAACTTAAGTGCTACTACAAAACCAAATCAAGCCGAAGTTGTCTATGTTGTGGATGACGATGAAGCGGTAAGAGATTCGCTTACCTGGCTCCTTGAGAGCAATGGCTATGTAGTGCGTTGCCATGCAAGCGCTGAACGTTTTTTACAATCTCTACAAAGCACAGATAAATCCACCATCTCTTGCGCTATTTTGGATGTTCGGATGCCTGGCATGTCTGGCCTTGAGCTACAAGAGCGCCTCACCAGTGAAAATCTGCCAATGCCTGTTGCCTTTATCACCGGTCATGGTGACGTCTCCATGGCAGTCTCCACAATGAAGCGTGGCGCAATCGATTTTATTGAGAAACCCTTTAAAGAGAATGATCTTTGCGGCTTGGTTGATCGCATGCTTGCCAAAGCTCGTGTTGTTTACTCTCAAGCTAGCCAACGAAAAATTACCCAAGGTTTACTGAGCAAGCTAACAGGACGCGAACGCCAAGTATTGGAGCGCATTGTTGCTGGTCGCTTAAACAAACAAATTGCCGATGACCTCGGTATCTCTATTAAGACTGTTGAAGCACATCGTGCCAATATCATGGAGAAGCTCAATGTCAATACAGTTGCCGATCTGCTTCGCCTAGCTTTGTCTGACCCACAGCCTAATTAA
- a CDS encoding M3 family metallopeptidase: MTTSSSNTLPSDLQNNPLLTFGRGIASYSKVKPEHIAPAIEYLLKRAQEAVDVAVNSDTAPTWNALAEPLEDATEALGRSWGVISHLNSVADTPELRAAYGEMLPKVTAFFSSLGQNLDLYKKFKELSKAPVFEKLSPAQKKVIENSLRDFRLGGAELSDADKPRFAQIQDEQAILGKAFSDHVLDATDSFVHLITNKAELVGLPEDAITAAADTAAQKNLQGWAFTLHFPSYYPVMQYSENRALRRLMYEAYVTRASELAPQYANGKLEWDNTLNMLEQLRLRDEEARMLGFKNYAALSLAPKMANSVEEVDSFLTNFAQKAKPFALKDWQELSDFAKTKLGISDGLEPWDIAFASERLKQERYSFSENELKQYFPLPKALDGLFQVIQTLFGVKIEAADLPTWHTDVQSFSVKNTQGNIVAYFYLDPYARPGKRGGAWMDDARGRRILPNGEIQIPVAYLVCNFAPPVKVDGVLRQPTITHDDVITLFHESGHGLHHLLTQVSALGVSGINGVEWDAVELPSQFMENFCWEWEVLEKMTSHAETGKPLPRELFEKMLAAKNFQNGYMTLRQIVMSLTDWRLHSTFDAQSTESRAVLELSREIANQFNVISQPEISRWINTFSHIFAGGYAAGYYSYKWAEVLSADVYSAFEEAAKLTGSVLDEKTGARYRQEILEVGGSRPAAESFKAFRGREPSIDALLRHGGLAQQA, translated from the coding sequence ATGACTACATCCTCTTCCAATACCCTTCCTTCTGATTTACAAAATAATCCTCTACTAACTTTTGGTCGAGGCATTGCCAGCTATTCAAAAGTTAAGCCCGAACACATTGCCCCTGCAATTGAGTATTTACTCAAACGCGCACAAGAAGCTGTTGATGTGGCAGTAAATTCGGATACTGCGCCAACCTGGAATGCTTTAGCAGAACCTCTTGAAGATGCTACCGAGGCATTGGGAAGATCTTGGGGAGTGATCTCCCATCTCAATAGTGTTGCCGATACGCCAGAACTACGTGCAGCTTATGGAGAAATGTTGCCCAAAGTTACCGCCTTCTTCTCTAGTCTTGGACAGAATTTAGATCTTTACAAAAAATTCAAAGAATTAAGTAAAGCACCTGTCTTTGAGAAACTAAGTCCAGCACAGAAAAAAGTGATTGAAAATTCTTTGCGAGATTTTCGTTTGGGTGGCGCCGAACTTAGCGATGCTGATAAGCCCCGCTTTGCTCAAATTCAAGACGAACAAGCGATATTAGGTAAAGCGTTTTCCGATCATGTCTTAGATGCCACCGATAGTTTTGTGCACCTTATTACAAACAAGGCTGAATTAGTTGGATTGCCTGAAGATGCAATTACTGCAGCTGCTGACACCGCTGCGCAAAAGAACCTGCAGGGCTGGGCATTCACGCTACACTTCCCCTCCTACTACCCAGTCATGCAGTACTCTGAAAATCGTGCGCTAAGACGTCTCATGTATGAAGCATACGTTACACGAGCTTCAGAACTAGCACCTCAATACGCCAATGGTAAGTTAGAGTGGGATAACACTCTCAATATGCTTGAGCAATTAAGATTACGAGATGAAGAGGCTCGTATGCTCGGCTTCAAAAATTATGCCGCACTAAGTTTGGCGCCAAAGATGGCAAATAGCGTTGAGGAGGTGGACTCATTCTTAACCAACTTTGCACAGAAGGCAAAACCATTTGCACTCAAAGATTGGCAAGAATTGAGTGATTTTGCAAAAACGAAGCTCGGTATTTCCGATGGGCTGGAACCCTGGGATATTGCCTTTGCCTCAGAAAGATTAAAGCAAGAACGTTATTCATTTTCAGAGAACGAGCTTAAGCAATATTTTCCTCTGCCCAAAGCATTAGATGGACTTTTTCAAGTAATCCAAACCCTGTTTGGCGTCAAGATTGAAGCTGCTGATCTCCCTACTTGGCATACGGATGTGCAATCGTTCTCAGTCAAGAATACTCAAGGCAATATCGTGGCGTATTTTTATTTAGACCCCTACGCTCGACCTGGTAAACGAGGTGGCGCATGGATGGATGATGCACGTGGACGCAGGATATTGCCCAATGGAGAGATCCAAATACCGGTAGCTTACTTAGTCTGCAACTTTGCACCCCCTGTAAAGGTGGACGGTGTATTGCGTCAACCCACCATTACCCATGATGATGTGATTACCCTTTTCCATGAGAGCGGTCATGGTCTGCATCATCTCTTAACTCAAGTTAGCGCCCTAGGAGTCTCTGGCATCAATGGTGTTGAGTGGGATGCAGTTGAGCTACCAAGTCAATTTATGGAAAACTTCTGTTGGGAGTGGGAGGTTTTAGAAAAAATGACCTCTCATGCCGAGACAGGTAAACCTTTACCCCGCGAACTTTTTGAAAAAATGTTAGCCGCCAAGAATTTCCAAAATGGCTACATGACCCTGCGTCAAATTGTGATGTCATTAACCGATTGGCGTTTGCACTCTACATTTGATGCGCAAAGTACAGAAAGCCGAGCAGTGCTAGAACTCTCTAGAGAGATTGCCAACCAATTTAACGTAATCTCTCAACCAGAGATTTCCCGTTGGATCAATACATTTAGCCATATATTTGCCGGCGGCTATGCAGCGGGATATTACAGTTATAAATGGGCGGAAGTACTGTCAGCTGACGTTTACTCTGCCTTTGAAGAGGCCGCCAAACTTACTGGCAGTGTTCTGGATGAAAAAACGGGCGCTCGTTATCGACAAGAAATTCTGGAAGTGGGCGGCAGTCGCCCTGCTGCTGAATCTTTTAAAGCGTTTAGAGGTAGAGAACCGAGTATCGATGCCTTGCTAAGGCATGGGGGCTTAGCGCAGCAGGCTTAG
- the ntrC gene encoding nitrogen regulation protein NR(I), with amino-acid sequence MKPVWIVDDDQSIRWVLEKALSRENIPHKSFSNPNDVLNALEKETPQVLISDIRMPRGNGLDLLQHVKASHPHLPVIIMTAYSDLDSAVSSFQGGAFEYLTKPFDVEKAVELIHRAVEQGTRDNSGAKELTAWRQDATEIIGQAPAMQEIFRAIGRLAQSNATVLITGESGTGKELVAHALHKHSPSAKGPFVSLSTSAVPKDLLESELFGHERGAFPGAQTLRRGRLEQADGGTLFLGEVGDLPFDLQTRLLRVLSDGHFYRIGGQDPIKANVRIIASTHQNLEARVVAGLFREDLLHRLNVIRLRMPSLRERTEDIPMLARHFMLSCAKSLGVQPKKLSDEVLKEISAMPFPGNVRQLENLCHWLTVMTSANVIGVSDLPADIVAQANEQPIALQSESAPSNPNLAKAASGDWESGLGRLAVKMLQDGEKEVFDALTARFEKAVLQAALEVTRGRRVEAAQRLGIGRNTITRKLQELGIDD; translated from the coding sequence ATGAAACCAGTTTGGATCGTAGATGACGATCAATCTATTCGTTGGGTCCTTGAAAAAGCTCTATCGCGTGAAAATATTCCGCATAAGAGTTTTTCTAATCCCAACGATGTGCTCAATGCCCTAGAAAAAGAGACGCCTCAGGTGTTGATCTCCGATATTCGCATGCCACGCGGTAATGGCTTGGATTTATTGCAACATGTGAAGGCTAGTCATCCGCATTTACCAGTCATCATCATGACTGCCTATTCGGATTTAGATTCTGCTGTTTCCTCGTTTCAAGGTGGCGCTTTTGAATATCTTACAAAACCATTTGATGTAGAAAAGGCGGTTGAGCTGATTCATCGCGCTGTGGAGCAGGGCACCCGAGATAATTCTGGTGCCAAGGAATTAACTGCTTGGAGACAAGATGCGACCGAGATTATTGGTCAAGCGCCAGCGATGCAAGAAATTTTCCGTGCAATAGGACGTTTGGCTCAATCTAATGCCACCGTCTTGATCACTGGTGAATCCGGTACCGGAAAAGAGTTGGTTGCTCACGCATTACATAAACATAGCCCTAGCGCCAAGGGTCCATTTGTATCGCTGAGTACTTCCGCAGTACCTAAAGATTTATTGGAATCCGAGTTGTTTGGTCATGAGCGGGGCGCCTTCCCTGGTGCTCAGACTCTACGCCGTGGTCGTCTAGAACAAGCTGATGGCGGTACTTTATTTTTGGGTGAGGTTGGAGACCTGCCATTTGACCTTCAAACTCGCTTATTGCGCGTATTGTCTGATGGGCATTTTTATCGCATTGGCGGTCAAGATCCTATTAAGGCAAATGTTCGCATCATTGCATCAACTCATCAAAATTTAGAGGCAAGAGTAGTGGCTGGGCTTTTCCGTGAAGACTTATTGCATCGCCTAAATGTGATTCGTTTGCGTATGCCTTCTTTGCGCGAACGTACAGAAGACATTCCGATGTTGGCAAGGCACTTTATGCTGAGCTGTGCTAAATCCCTGGGCGTACAACCTAAAAAACTCTCAGATGAAGTGCTGAAAGAAATTAGTGCGATGCCATTTCCAGGAAACGTACGTCAACTAGAAAACTTATGTCATTGGCTAACAGTAATGACATCAGCAAATGTGATTGGAGTGAGCGATCTTCCTGCTGATATCGTAGCCCAGGCTAATGAGCAGCCAATTGCACTTCAAAGTGAGTCCGCGCCCAGTAATCCTAATCTTGCAAAAGCAGCCTCAGGTGACTGGGAGAGTGGTTTAGGGCGCCTCGCTGTGAAGATGCTGCAGGATGGCGAAAAGGAAGTATTTGATGCTCTTACTGCTCGCTTTGAAAAAGCGGTATTGCAAGCTGCTTTAGAGGTGACTCGTGGTAGGAGAGTTGAAGCTGCGCAGCGATTAGGTATTGGCCGCAATACGATCACGAGAAAGTTGCAAGAATTGGGAATCGATGACTGA
- the xth gene encoding exodeoxyribonuclease III, with amino-acid sequence MTDSVRIAAWNVNSLKVRLPQVLRWLQDQEKKQQAIDALCLQELKLTDDKYPHKELEDAGYLSLAAGQKTYNGVAIILRKAALAPISSDIETAFLKPVRNIPDHADEQQRILAATVCFAGTQPMRLVSAYFPNGQSPESEKFTYKLNWLQALQTWLSEELQQNSRLALLGDFNIAPADEDVHDPKAWEGQNLVSPPERAAFQDLLKLGLHDSFRMFEQSPKTFSWWDYRMMGFRRNAGLRIDHILLSEALKAKCEASIVDKEPRAWEQPSDHAPVIATIKKT; translated from the coding sequence ATGACTGATTCAGTTCGAATAGCAGCGTGGAATGTGAACTCCCTGAAGGTTCGCCTTCCACAAGTATTGCGTTGGTTGCAGGATCAAGAAAAAAAGCAGCAAGCTATTGATGCGCTTTGTTTGCAAGAGCTGAAGCTGACCGATGACAAGTATCCCCACAAAGAGCTGGAGGATGCTGGTTATTTGAGTCTGGCTGCAGGGCAAAAAACCTATAACGGTGTTGCAATTATTCTGCGTAAAGCTGCATTGGCGCCCATTTCATCGGACATTGAGACTGCTTTCCTGAAGCCAGTCAGAAATATTCCGGATCATGCTGATGAGCAGCAGCGTATCCTTGCGGCTACAGTCTGTTTTGCTGGTACTCAACCCATGAGATTAGTATCTGCTTATTTCCCTAATGGGCAGTCGCCTGAGAGCGAGAAATTCACTTACAAGCTCAATTGGCTGCAAGCCTTGCAAACCTGGCTGAGCGAAGAGCTTCAGCAAAACTCACGTCTAGCTTTGCTTGGTGATTTCAATATTGCGCCTGCCGATGAAGATGTTCATGACCCTAAGGCTTGGGAAGGTCAGAATCTAGTGTCACCACCAGAGCGTGCCGCATTTCAGGATTTACTTAAACTTGGATTGCATGATTCATTCAGAATGTTTGAACAGTCACCCAAAACCTTCAGTTGGTGGGATTACCGCATGATGGGCTTTAGAAGGAATGCCGGTTTGCGCATCGATCACATATTGTTGAGTGAAGCGCTTAAAGCGAAATGCGAAGCTAGTATCGTTGATAAAGAACCAAGAGCTTGGGAGCAGCCGTCAGACCATGCCCCCGTAATAGCAACCATTAAAAAAACCTAA